GGCACGAACGCGACCGTCTGCTCCTGGATCTGCGTCAGCGCCTGCAGCAGCCCGATGAGCAGGCCGACCACCATGCCGGCCAGCAGCACCGGCGCCGCGACGATCGTGGTGACCAGCAGCGCCTCGCGGCCAAGGTCGATGGCTTGTTGGGGGTCCATGGCGGGCTACGGGGTCAGACCATCGAGAACAGTGTGAAGCTCTGCAGCAGCATCTCGATCACCAGCCGCCAGCCGTCCAGCAGCACAAACAGCAGCAGCTTGAACGGCAGCGAGATCAGCACTGGCGGCAGCATCAGCATGCCCATCGAGATCGTGACGCTGGCGACGATGATGTCGAGGATCACGAACGGCAGGTAGATCTGGAACCCGATCAGGAAGGCGGTCTTGAGTTCGCTCAGCATGAAAGCGGGGAGCAGCGCGGTGATCGGCACCAGCGTCTCGCCCTCCTTCACATCGTAGTAGGCGTAGGCCCGCATCTCTCCGGTGTCCGGGTCGATGCCGCCGTCCGGCTGGTGGCTGAGGAACAGGTAGACGTCGTCGTGGTTGCCGGTGTGCGAGATCTGGTCCGCCATGAACACCCGCAACGGGTCGGTGGAACGCGTGAACGCTTCCTGCAGGTCGATCGTGCCCTCGCTGTAGGGCTTGATGCCCCGCTCGTAGCTCTCGGTCCAGACCGGCGTCATGATCAGGAGGGTGACGAACAACGCGATGGAGGTCAGCACCTGACTGGGCGGGAGCTGCTGTGTCCCCAGCGCCTGTCGCAGCAGCCCCAGCACGACGATGATCCGCACGAAGCTGGTGGTCATCAGCAGCACCGCGGGCGCGAGGCTCACCACGGTGAGCATCAGCATGATCTGCAGCGAAGAGCTCAGCCGTTCGCGGCTGGTCCACTCGGCCGGCCCGCCGATGCCTTGAACCGTCGACTCCGCCGCCGCGTCGAAGGTCCCCAGCGGTGAGATCGAGGTGGCGGTCGCGTCGGTGCTGGTCGTTGTCTGCGCGGCGGCCTCGGCCTGCGCGTACGCGGGCGCCCCCGAGAAGCCGACGAGCAACAGCAGCGCGAGAGCCGCTGCGGCGCCGCTTCGGCGGGCCCGCGGCGTGGATGGCTCGTTACCTTGCACCGCGGCCTCCGGGCGTTTTGGCGTAGGCGGCGGCGAGCTGCTGGCGGTCGATCAGCGGGGACTCGCCGCCGAGGAAGCCCGGCTCGGCCGGTTCGGTGGTCAGCTTCTCAAACACGTCTTGGAAGGCGGTGGTGGCGCTGTGCTCGCCGCCCTGTTCGCACAGGCCCAGCAGCCGGCTGACCTCAGCCGGGTCGGTGACCTCGGTGAGCGGCTTGGCCCCGTCCGGGGTGATATGCACCAGCACCAGCTTCGATCCGACCTTCAGCAGGTGCGCGGTCTGTTTCCCGCCCAGCGCGATGCGGCCGACGACGCTCGCCACCTCTCCCGGCAGCAGCCGCTGCGACTTTGGCGTGGCTCGCTTGAGCAGCGCCGCGGTGAGCAGGAACAGGCCGACCACCAGACCCAACGCGGCGGCCGACGTGACCGGGTCCAGCGGGAGGCTGTCCCAGCTGAAGCTCAGCAGCTGCGGCCGCTCGCCCGGTGCCCGCGGAGTGGCGGATTGTGAACGTGGCGCCAAACGCCGGGGGTCTTGAGGGACGCTGGTGGTGTGCGATTGGACGGCGGGCGGATCGACGATGGCGGACGCCGGTGCAGCCGCCTGCGCGACGAGTGGCGCTGGTAAGTCGGGCATTGGCGCCGGGGGCTCGGCTGGCTCGGTCGCTTGGATCGTTGGGGCGGTTTCCGCGGGGAGTTCCTCTTCCACCCCGACCACCGGTGGCGTCGGCTCCAGGAGGTGCGGCAGGCCTACTGGGCCGGCGGCCTTCTGCGGCGTGGCCCTGGGCGGCGACAGGTCCGGTCCTTGCGCCCAGCCGGCGGAAGCCAGCGCCAACGCGCCCAGCAGAGGGGCGGCCAGCAGTGGGCGGGCGGATTCCATGCGTGCACCTGCTCGGGGTGTCGATTCCGGACGGGAAGACGGTCGAGCAGGCTTATAGAAGACGCCGGGGGGGGCCGCCATAGCACTCGGCGGCCGCTAGCGTCACCGGTCCTAGGCGACGGCGCTGTCGCCCACCACCAGTTCGGTGACGCGCACGCAGAAGTTGTCGTTGAGCACCAGCACCTCGCCGCGGGCGATGAGGCGCCCGTTCACGAGCACGTCGACGGGGTCGCCGGCCAGCTTGTCCAGCGGCACCACGGCGCCGCTCTTGAGCCGCAGCACGTCCTCCAGGTGCATGTGGGTGCGGCCCAGCTCGATCTTCAGGTCGAGCTGCACGTCGCGCACCAGCTCGAGCGTGGCCGCCTCGGTCGAGGCGTGCGAGCCGCCCAGGTCGTCGAGGGCGAAGGGGCGCATCCCGGCGGGCAGCTCGGTAGAGGGGCTGTCGATCGACGCGATCGCCTCCTCCGCCTTGTTGAGCAGCAGCTCCACGTCCGACGCCATCGACGAAGCGCCGGACGACGCCGCAGCGGGCTGGCCGGGCGAGGGCGGCGGCGGCGAGGGCTCCGACGAGGGCGCCTGCGAGATCAGCCGCTCGATCTCGCTCTGGTCGAGCGGGACCTCCTCCTCCTTGGGCTTGTCGTCCTTGGGGGGGGGCGCGGGCGCGCCGCCGGCCTTGGCCTGTGCTAGCAGGGCCTCGATCTCGTCCTGATTGATCTGGTCGTCGGCCATCGGGATTCCTTTCCCTGGGGGCGTGCTAGCGTTTCGGCGCCGCCTACCGCTGCACGAAGTTGAACCGGGTCAAGAACACCTCGCGGACCATCGGCTTGCCCAGCGCGCGGTTGGTTCTCTCTAAAATGCGGCGTTTGATCAAGCCCAGCCCGCGGTCCGACAGCTCCGAGGGCTCGGCCGCCTGGATGGTCAGGTTGATCTGCTCACGCACGCGGTTCTTGTTGCTCTGGTAGAGCTCGTTGAATTCGTCCTGCTCGCTGGTCAGCACGGTGGCGACCACCTCCAGGTCGATGTTGACGGTCTTGTCCGCCTCCATATTGTAGCGGGTGATGCTGAACCCGCCGATCGACACCTCCACCACGTCACGCTCGGCGGGCGCGCCGCTGTCCTCGGAGTAGCTGGCCTCGTCCAGGTCGTCGAGCTCCTCACCGGTCTTGGCGAGGGCCAGGTCGTGGGCCAGCTTCTCGGTCGCCTCGGGCGAGGGGATGATGAACGACGCGGCCACGACCTGCACGATCACCAGGACGGACAGGATGGCGACCGCCTTGACAACGGCCATCAGGCCGCCGCGGGACGGGGCGTCGGTTTCGGTTGGATTGGCCATGGCGGGCCTCGCTCGTGTTGGGGTCTAAAGCGTCGGGTTGACCGCGATGGGCTCGTCCCACATCAGGACCTCCACCCTCGCGTTGCGTTTGCGGCTCTCTTCGTCCAGCCCGTTGTCCAGCGGCTCGGTGGCCGCGGCGGAGCTGACGCGGATGCGCTGCGGCTCGATGCCCTGCTGCAGCAAGTAGTTCATGGTCTGGTGGGCGCGGGAGTAGGCCAGGCCCCAGTGGTCGCCCTCGGTGGGCGGCTTCCGCGACGCGTGGCCGCGGATCTCCAGCCGCTGCGGCTTGCCCCGCACCTGGGCGGCGATCTGCCGGAGCTGCATCTTGGCCTCCTCGGAGAGCATGTCGGACAGCTCGTCGAAGAAGATAACGCCGCCGGATGTGGCGCTCTGGCCGGGGCGGATGGTCTGCACCTGGGGGCTCTCGCCCGAGACCGCCTTGACCGGGTTGCCGCCGCGCATGATGTCCAGCCGCTTGGCCCGGCCCATCGACGCCAGCGACGACATCGTGGAGTTGCGCGGCGTGTTCTCGCCCGGCAGCACGTTGGACACCGTGGCCTCGTGGCCGAACTGGCGCCGCATCGACTCCAGCATCGCCTGGAACTTCTTCTCTTCTTTGATCTCGCTCATCGACACCAGCATGATGAAGAACGTCAGGAGCAGCGACATCATGTCGCCGAACGTGACGACCCACTCGGGGATGCCGGGCGCTGGTTCTTCTTCGATGGCCATGGTGCGGGTGGGGCTAGGCGGCTTCGTCGTCGGCGACCCGCAACTTGGGCGGGACGAACGTGTTGAGCTTCTGCTCGATGATGCGGGGGTTCTCTCCGGACTGGATCGCCATGATCCCCCGGAGGATGATTTCCATAGTCAGGAGCTCCTGCTTGTTGGTGAAGCCGAGTTTCTCCGCGAACGGCAGGAACACCACGTTGGATGCGATGGCGCCGTACAGCGTGGTCAGCAGCGCGACCGCCATGCCGGCGCCGATCTTCGAGGGGTCGCTCATGTCGCCCAGCATGATGATCAGGCCCATCAGCGTGCCGATCATGCCGAACGCCGGCGCGAACCGGCCCATGCAGTCCAGCAGGCCCTTGCCGTCCCGGTGGCGGGTGGCCACCGCGTCGATCTCCGTCCGCATGATGTCCTCCATCACCTCCGGGCGGGCGCCGTCGACGGCCATCTGGATGCCCAGGATGATGAACGGGTGGTCGATCTCCTCCACCCGGCCCTCCAGCGCGAGCAGCCCGTCGCGGCGGGCGGTCTCGGCCAGGCTGACCAGCTGAGAGATCACCTCCGGGGTGGAGTGCAGCTTGTACAGCAGCACCTTGGAGGTCACGCCGAAGACCGACAGAAAGTTCTTCAGCGGGTACGAGATCAGCGTGGCAGCGATCGCACCCCCGATCACCACCATGATCGAGGCGGGGTCGATAAACGCGCCGAAGCTGCCGCCACCAAGCACGATGGAGACCAGGATCAGCGCGATCGCGATCACGACGCCGGCGGCTGTTGCGATGTCCATGTAAGCGGAAACAGGGCTAGTCGGTTAACGGTTTCGCTCTTGCGGTCACGGCTGGGCGGCGCGGCCGGGCGGGATCAGTAGTTTGCTCTGCTGGTACTCGACGGCCGCCCGCAGCACCTCGTCGGGCGACTCGCCAACCACAATGTGGTCGCCGGTCGTGAGGGTCAGGATGGTGTCGGGGCACTTCTCGACGTACTTGATCAGCTCCGCGTTCAGGATGAACGGCTCGCCGTTCAGCCGCGTCAGCTTGATCATCGTTACATCCCTTTCATCCGGACCCCGCGCGACGGGCGCAGCCGTAACGCACGGCCCGGGCCCGGCGGGGTCCAGGCAACCGTAGCTCACGGCGCCGGGGCCCTGGGCCAATTACCGCGATTCTTGCCGCCGCCCAGCCGCCCCAAAGCCGCGTCTAACGCTACCTCCGCAGGGCCATCAGTTCGTCCAGCAGCTCCTGGGCGGCCGAGATAACCCGCGACCCACCGCGGTACTGCGTGGAGGCCAGGATCAGCTCGATCAGGTTCTGACCGATGTCGGTGTTGGACAGCTCCACGGCGCCGGAGGTCAGGTACCCGATGCCGTTTTCGCCCGGCCCGCCGTACTCGGGCGAACCAGAGTTGACGCCGACGTTGTACAGGCTGTCGCCCACCTGCTGCAGGCCGGAGGGGTTCACGAAACGTGCCATCTCCATCTGGCCGAGGTCGCGCTGCACGCCGTTGGAGAACTGCCCCTGGATGCGTCCGCTCTCGGTCACGATAAAGTCGGTGAGCACGCCAGGTGCGAAGCCGTCCTGGTTGGTCATGTTGAGCGAGCTGACCAGCTCGTTCTGGGCGTTGACCTCAACCAGCGAGTTCACGCCGCTGAAGTCCAGTTCGATGTCCACCGGCGAAAGCGAGGCGGTAATCTCACGCGGGATGCTGATCCGCGGCGTGTTGCCGGGCAGCAGCTCGCCGTTGCTGTCGAACACCAGGATGCCGTTGCCGACCTCGATCGGCTGCCGCCCGTTGGGGTCGGACGAGGCCTCGGCGGCGCCGCTGGTGGCGAACCAGCGGTACGTGGTGGTGTTGCCGGTGGTCTCCTCCAGCACGGTGGTGAGTTTGACCGGCAGCGGGGCGCCGAGGCTGTCGTAGACGATAAACTCGGTCGTCGTGCCGGGGCCGTTGGCCTGCTGCGACTGCGCGAACGACACGTCCACGTTTCGAGTCTCGTTGCTCCCATCGGGCGTGAGGCGGAAGGCGGTCAGCGGGATCTCCACCGCGTTCTCCTCGCCCATGTTGCTGATGATCTGGATCGACCCGTTGGAGATCGTGATGGACGGGGCGCCGTCGGGCAGGTCGTTGGTGGGGATGTCGCTCTCCGCCTGCAGGCCGAGCGAGTCGTACACAAAGTCGAGCCAGTCCTGCACGGTGGTGTCGGCCGTGATCTGCAGGCTCTTGGTGGCGAGGTCCGCGCCGCCGATCTCGCCGGTGAATTCCAGCGTACCCGGTTCAAAGATGCTCGACGTATAGTTCGTGCCCTCGCGGATCTGCAGGTTGGAGAGCAGCGTGCCGGAGTTGGCCAACGCCGAGCCGGCGCCGTTGAAGTCGAGCGCCGCCGCCGCCGCGAGCGTGCTGCTGGGCGTGTTGTCGGCGAAGGTCGTGGGCCCGGAGTTCCAGGGCTCGGTGAGCGACCCGACCAACCGGAAGTTGGACGACTGCCCGCTCAGGTTGCGGTAGATCCGCACCTGGTCGAAGTCGACGCCGTCGGACGTCGCGTCGGGGTCGCTGATGGCGCTCAGGTCGAGCCGGATGGTGTTGTCGTCGTCGGTGACGTTGATCGGGCCGATGCTGGTGGACGGACGGCTCTCGGCGCCGGTCACGCTGTTGAAGTAGGTGACGTAGTACGTGTACGTGCCGTCGTCGATGGCGCCGTTGTCTAGCGCGCTGTTGGTCTGCAGGGTGGCGTCGTCCACCGTGTCGGTCACCGGCGAGGCGGCGCCGGCCGCGACCGGTGCGCCGATCGCGTAGTAGTTGCCGTCGCTTGCCTCACGGTAGTACTCGACCTGCGTCCAGACCCCGCTGGCGGGAGTGGGGGCGTCGGACAGGTCCAGCTGGTTGCTGTCAGCGTCGCCGGTGTCCGCTACGTTTGTCGCGGTAAGGGTGAACGTGTTCGACGGGGCGCTGCGGTTGCCGTCCGCGTCGACGTACACCGCCCGGTAGTTGTAAGTCCCGTCGGGCAGGCCGGCGGAGGCCGCCACGCCGGTGAACCCGGTCGTCACGCCGGAGATCTCGGGCGCGTCCTCGGAGACCGTGGCGACCGCCTCCTGCGGGTAGTCCACGTCCGCGCGTCCGATCACCTCGGACTCGACGATCGCCGGCACCGAGCCGACTTCAGAGGCCGGGTTGAGCACGCCGGCGAAGACGGCGTTGTTGGTCTCCTGCGCAACGCGCTGGGCGCCGAGCGGGATGGTCAGCGGCACGCGGCGGTCGAACTGGATCTCGTACTCGTCGTTCGCCAGGTAGCCCAGCACCTTGTTGCCGGTCGAGGTGACCACCTCGTTGTTGGCGTTCAGCTTGAGCTGGCCGTTGCGGGTGTAGAGCTCCCGGCCGGTGGCGTCCTGCACGATCAGGAACCCGTCGCCCTGGATCGCCACGTCGAGCGGGTTGGAGCTGATCTCGATGGTGCCCTGCGTAAAGTCCGGCGAGATCTCGGCGACCTTCACGCCCAGGCCGATCTGGCGTGGGTTGGTGCCGCCGCGCGACTCGGTCGGCGCCGAGCCGATCGACTGCGTCTGCAGGAACTGGGTGGCGAACACGACGTTGGACTCCTTGAAGCCAACCGTGTTGCTGTTCGCCACGTTGTTGCCCACGACGTCGATCGTGGTCTCGGCGGCCTGCAGGCCGGTCAGAGCGGTGGTTAGTGCGGATTGAAGACCCATGACTCACTCCCTTGCTTGGTGGTACTGTTTGGCGGCGCCGCGGGGTCCCCTCCCACGGCGGTAGGTAGGCCGGTCGCTAGTCCGGCGGGTTGATCTCCGAGATGTTCTTGAGCGAGACGCTCGCCTTGCGGGCGAAGTTTACGAGAATGGGCGACTCGGTCAGCGCAGAGCCGCTGCGGTTGGCGTCGCTGACGGTGTCCAGCATGTTGGCGGCCGTGCCGCGCAGCGAGCCGATCAGCCGGGACTCGCCCGAGCCGGACTTGTCGGTCCGGTAGATCCGTTTGTCGCCGGTGGTCTCCGGCAGGTTGTTGATCTGGATCGACCCCTTGAAATCGGAGAAGTTGGCAGTGTTGGCCGTCACCTGCACGCCGTACGTTGCGCCGTTGGGGCCGTCCCACACGACGTCGTAGACGTACGAGCCAGAGGCCATGTCGCCCTCGGTCGCGGAGGCCTTGGTCTCGGTGTCGACAGCCAGGTCGAGCGTCGGCTGCCCGTCGGCGATGGTCACGCGACGGACGTTGCCCGTGACCCGCTGCCCGTCGTCGGTCAGGGCCACGACATCGGCCCCGATCAGGTTCGTAGCGCTCGACACGTTCTGCCCCAGCAGCACGGCGTCGAGCGTCTGGGTGAGCTTGTCGGTGGCGCCCACCTCGCGGATCTGGCTGATCTGGGCGAGCAGCTCGTCGTTCTCCAGCGGGTTCAGCGGGTCCTGGTTCTGCAGCTCGGTGATCATAAGCTGCAGGAAGACGTTCAGGTCGATGTCGTTGAACGCGTCCTTGCCGGTCGACGAGGTCGCCGACCCCGCCCCGAGCGCGCTGCTGATTTGTGACATGGGGTCGCCTCCTTAGGCAACGAGGTTGATCTGGTCGGGGCCCGCTGGCGCGCCGCCGGACGGCGCGGAGTCGCCGGGGGTTTCGGCCGCCGGCGCCGATTCGGCGCCGGGCAGCGCGTTGGCGCGCTGCGCCCGCTGCTCGTCGCGGCGTTTCTCGTTCTCGGTCCAGTCCTGCTGGCCGGCGCCGTCCCGCTGGACGTCAACGTCGAACTTCTCGATCCGGATGTCCATCTCCGCCAGCCGTTCCCGCAACGCCGGCAGGTTGTCCAGCAGCACGCTGCGGGCCGACGCGGTCTCGGTCTCGACCGAGGCGTGCATCGCGCCCTCCGCGCTCACCGACAGCTTGATCTGCACCGCGCCAAGCTCGGGCGGGCTGAGCCGCACCCGGACCTCGCCGCCGCGTTGATTGGCCGCTTCGAACGCCCGGCTAACCCGTCCGACGAATCGGGCCGGGTCGACCTGGGGCTGCGTCTCGCCGGGGGAGGGCTCGCTCGGCTTGGCGATCCCGAGCCGCGCCGATGAGAGCCGCTCCAGTGAACTGGGGCTCGTCGACGTGGCGCTGCTGCTCTCGGGCTTCGCTTCGGCGGTCGGAGCTGCGTCGGGGGCGATCTCGGGTTCTGGCGCCTCGGCCTCGGTGGGGGCGTCCGGCGTCTCGGCGTTCTCCTGGGCGGCGTTGGTCACGCGGTCGGCGTTCGACGCGGCGGGCCCTCGACGCTGATCTCCGTCGCGCGGCGAGTTGTCGTCCTCGGGAGGCGCGCTAGCGGGCGGGTCGGTCGTCGTCTCGCTGGAATTGCTTTCGGCGACCGGTTCGTTGGTCTGCTGTTGGTTCGATGTGGCGGTCAGCGCCGGCTGCGTGGCGCTGTCGTCGTCGGTCAGGGAGTCCTCACCGCCTTCGTCTGCAATCTGAGTCGCCGGCTCAGGCGAGGATTCACCTTCGGCCGCTTCCTGGCCATCGTCGGTCTCCCGATCTTCAGACCCTACTGCTGATGGCTGAGCGGTTTGGGCTTGGGCGGCAGCAACGCCCTCGTTCTTGGGAGTTGGCGCTTGCGGGTCGGTCTCGACTGGCTGCGTGGCGGCATTCGCCTCCGGCTCGGCGGTCGGCAGTTGCTCGTCGGTCTCGCCCTGCGGCGGGCTGTCGGAATCGCCAGCATCCGCCGTCTCGGTATCGCTTTCTGTCTCGGTTGGAATCTCCACGACTACCTGGTCCGACACTGCAGGCGGCTGAGGGGCGGCGTCGGCGCTAGCCTCCGTTTGTGGCTCGTCGCTAGACGCGTCGTCCTGGTTGGCGTCGGCGTCGCGGCCCTCGACGTCGGCGGCAGCTTCCGGCTGCCCGGCTGGTTCGGCCGAGGCCGCCTCGGGCCGTTCGTCCGATTTGGGCGCCGCCGCGTCCGGGCGGCGCTGGCCGGCCTCCGACAGCCGCTCGGCAAACGCGTCGCGGTCCTTCCGCGCGCCCGACGGCGCGGGCGGGGGGATCAGAGGCTGACCGGGATCGATCGAGATCTGTGTCATGGCTTGGCGCCGAGGGCTACTTGGACTTGAGCTTGTTGAGTTCTTCCAACGCGTCCTGGAAGACCTCCTGTTGGGGGCCGCCGTTGAGCATCGACTGGATGATGGCGTGCAGCTCTTCCTGCTCACCCTCTTCAGTGAACCGCTGCAGGATCTTCTTCAGCTTGCCGGTGTTCATCGATCCAGTCAGCTTGATGACGTTGTTGACCCCGTCCTCCTCGGCGAGGATGCGTTTGAGCTCCTCCTTCGCCTGGTCGGGCTTCATCAGCTCCAGGTTCTGCACCACCTTCAGCACACTCTGCTTGTTGGACAGCTCGCCCTCTTCCTCCAGCTGCTGCTCGAGTTTCGAGGCGATCTCGTCGAAGCGGGCTTTCTCTGTG
This portion of the Posidoniimonas corsicana genome encodes:
- a CDS encoding OmpA/MotB family protein — protein: MAIEEEPAPGIPEWVVTFGDMMSLLLTFFIMLVSMSEIKEEKKFQAMLESMRRQFGHEATVSNVLPGENTPRNSTMSSLASMGRAKRLDIMRGGNPVKAVSGESPQVQTIRPGQSATSGGVIFFDELSDMLSEEAKMQLRQIAAQVRGKPQRLEIRGHASRKPPTEGDHWGLAYSRAHQTMNYLLQQGIEPQRIRVSSAAATEPLDNGLDEESRKRNARVEVLMWDEPIAVNPTL
- a CDS encoding motility protein A; amino-acid sequence: MDIATAAGVVIAIALILVSIVLGGGSFGAFIDPASIMVVIGGAIAATLISYPLKNFLSVFGVTSKVLLYKLHSTPEVISQLVSLAETARRDGLLALEGRVEEIDHPFIILGIQMAVDGARPEVMEDIMRTEIDAVATRHRDGKGLLDCMGRFAPAFGMIGTLMGLIIMLGDMSDPSKIGAGMAVALLTTLYGAIASNVVFLPFAEKLGFTNKQELLTMEIILRGIMAIQSGENPRIIEQKLNTFVPPKLRVADDEAA
- a CDS encoding flagellar basal body-associated FliL family protein; the protein is MANPTETDAPSRGGLMAVVKAVAILSVLVIVQVVAASFIIPSPEATEKLAHDLALAKTGEELDDLDEASYSEDSGAPAERDVVEVSIGGFSITRYNMEADKTVNIDLEVVATVLTSEQDEFNELYQSNKNRVREQINLTIQAAEPSELSDRGLGLIKRRILERTNRALGKPMVREVFLTRFNFVQR
- a CDS encoding flagellar FlbD family protein, with amino-acid sequence MIKLTRLNGEPFILNAELIKYVEKCPDTILTLTTGDHIVVGESPDEVLRAAVEYQQSKLLIPPGRAAQP
- a CDS encoding flagellar biosynthetic protein FliO; its protein translation is MESARPLLAAPLLGALALASAGWAQGPDLSPPRATPQKAAGPVGLPHLLEPTPPVVGVEEELPAETAPTIQATEPAEPPAPMPDLPAPLVAQAAAPASAIVDPPAVQSHTTSVPQDPRRLAPRSQSATPRAPGERPQLLSFSWDSLPLDPVTSAAALGLVVGLFLLTAALLKRATPKSQRLLPGEVASVVGRIALGGKQTAHLLKVGSKLVLVHITPDGAKPLTEVTDPAEVSRLLGLCEQGGEHSATTAFQDVFEKLTTEPAEPGFLGGESPLIDRQQLAAAYAKTPGGRGAR
- a CDS encoding flagellar hook-length control protein FliK; the protein is MTQISIDPGQPLIPPPAPSGARKDRDAFAERLSEAGQRRPDAAAPKSDERPEAASAEPAGQPEAAADVEGRDADANQDDASSDEPQTEASADAAPQPPAVSDQVVVEIPTETESDTETADAGDSDSPPQGETDEQLPTAEPEANAATQPVETDPQAPTPKNEGVAAAQAQTAQPSAVGSEDRETDDGQEAAEGESSPEPATQIADEGGEDSLTDDDSATQPALTATSNQQQTNEPVAESNSSETTTDPPASAPPEDDNSPRDGDQRRGPAASNADRVTNAAQENAETPDAPTEAEAPEPEIAPDAAPTAEAKPESSSATSTSPSSLERLSSARLGIAKPSEPSPGETQPQVDPARFVGRVSRAFEAANQRGGEVRVRLSPPELGAVQIKLSVSAEGAMHASVETETASARSVLLDNLPALRERLAEMDIRIEKFDVDVQRDGAGQQDWTENEKRRDEQRAQRANALPGAESAPAAETPGDSAPSGGAPAGPDQINLVA
- the fliN gene encoding flagellar motor switch protein FliN; the encoded protein is MADDQINQDEIEALLAQAKAGGAPAPPPKDDKPKEEEVPLDQSEIERLISQAPSSEPSPPPPSPGQPAAASSGASSMASDVELLLNKAEEAIASIDSPSTELPAGMRPFALDDLGGSHASTEAATLELVRDVQLDLKIELGRTHMHLEDVLRLKSGAVVPLDKLAGDPVDVLVNGRLIARGEVLVLNDNFCVRVTELVVGDSAVA
- a CDS encoding flagellar hook assembly protein FlgD, yielding MSQISSALGAGSATSSTGKDAFNDIDLNVFLQLMITELQNQDPLNPLENDELLAQISQIREVGATDKLTQTLDAVLLGQNVSSATNLIGADVVALTDDGQRVTGNVRRVTIADGQPTLDLAVDTETKASATEGDMASGSYVYDVVWDGPNGATYGVQVTANTANFSDFKGSIQINNLPETTGDKRIYRTDKSGSGESRLIGSLRGTAANMLDTVSDANRSGSALTESPILVNFARKASVSLKNISEINPPD
- the fliQ gene encoding flagellar biosynthesis protein FliQ, producing the protein MDPQQAIDLGREALLVTTIVAAPVLLAGMVVGLLIGLLQALTQIQEQTVAFVPKLLAMAVALAMTLPWLLTRLMEYSGGLISSIPERL
- a CDS encoding flagellar hook-basal body complex protein → MGLQSALTTALTGLQAAETTIDVVGNNVANSNTVGFKESNVVFATQFLQTQSIGSAPTESRGGTNPRQIGLGVKVAEISPDFTQGTIEISSNPLDVAIQGDGFLIVQDATGRELYTRNGQLKLNANNEVVTSTGNKVLGYLANDEYEIQFDRRVPLTIPLGAQRVAQETNNAVFAGVLNPASEVGSVPAIVESEVIGRADVDYPQEAVATVSEDAPEISGVTTGFTGVAASAGLPDGTYNYRAVYVDADGNRSAPSNTFTLTATNVADTGDADSNQLDLSDAPTPASGVWTQVEYYREASDGNYYAIGAPVAAGAASPVTDTVDDATLQTNSALDNGAIDDGTYTYYVTYFNSVTGAESRPSTSIGPINVTDDDNTIRLDLSAISDPDATSDGVDFDQVRIYRNLSGQSSNFRLVGSLTEPWNSGPTTFADNTPSSTLAAAAALDFNGAGSALANSGTLLSNLQIREGTNYTSSIFEPGTLEFTGEIGGADLATKSLQITADTTVQDWLDFVYDSLGLQAESDIPTNDLPDGAPSITISNGSIQIISNMGEENAVEIPLTAFRLTPDGSNETRNVDVSFAQSQQANGPGTTTEFIVYDSLGAPLPVKLTTVLEETTGNTTTYRWFATSGAAEASSDPNGRQPIEVGNGILVFDSNGELLPGNTPRISIPREITASLSPVDIELDFSGVNSLVEVNAQNELVSSLNMTNQDGFAPGVLTDFIVTESGRIQGQFSNGVQRDLGQMEMARFVNPSGLQQVGDSLYNVGVNSGSPEYGGPGENGIGYLTSGAVELSNTDIGQNLIELILASTQYRGGSRVISAAQELLDELMALRR
- the fliP gene encoding flagellar type III secretion system pore protein FliP (The bacterial flagellar biogenesis protein FliP forms a type III secretion system (T3SS)-type pore required for flagellar assembly.) translates to MSPLGTFDAAAESTVQGIGGPAEWTSRERLSSSLQIMLMLTVVSLAPAVLLMTTSFVRIIVVLGLLRQALGTQQLPPSQVLTSIALFVTLLIMTPVWTESYERGIKPYSEGTIDLQEAFTRSTDPLRVFMADQISHTGNHDDVYLFLSHQPDGGIDPDTGEMRAYAYYDVKEGETLVPITALLPAFMLSELKTAFLIGFQIYLPFVILDIIVASVTISMGMLMLPPVLISLPFKLLLFVLLDGWRLVIEMLLQSFTLFSMV